One segment of Strix aluco isolate bStrAlu1 chromosome 4, bStrAlu1.hap1, whole genome shotgun sequence DNA contains the following:
- the PPM1A gene encoding protein phosphatase 1A, translating into MGAFLDKPKMEKHNAQGQGNGLRYGLSSMQGWRVEMEDAHTAVIGLPNGLDGWSFFAVYDGHAGSQVAKYCCEHLLDHITSNQDFKGPDGPPSVESVKSGIRTGFLQIDEHMRVISEKKHGADRSGSTAVGVMISPQHTYFINCGDSRGLLCRNRKVHFFTQDHKPSNPLEKERIQNAGGSVMIQRVNGSLAVSRALGDFDYKCVHGKGPTEQLVSPEPEVYEIERSEDDDQFIILACDGIWDVMGNEELCDFVRSRLEVTDDLEKVCNEIVDTCLYKGSRDNMSVILICFPNAPKVSPEAVKREAELDKYLESRVEEIIKKQGEGVPDLVHVMRTLATESIPNLPPGGELASKRSVIEAVYNRLNPYRNDDTDSASTDDMW; encoded by the exons ATGGGAGCGTTTTTAGACAAGCCAAAGATGGAGAAGCATAATGCCCAGGGGCAAGGGAATGGGCTTCGTTATGGTCTGAGTAGTATGCAAGGCTGGCGAGTTGAAATGGAGGATGCACATACGGCTGTGATTGGTTTGCCAAATGGACTTGATGGATGGTCATTTTTTGCTGTATACGACGGGCACGCTGGATCACAGGTTGCCAAGTACTGCTGTGAGCATTTATTAGATCACATCACGAGCAACCAGGATTTTAAAGGGCCAGATGGGCCACCATCTGTGGAAAGTGTAAAGAGCGGCATCAGAACGGGTTTTCTGCAAATTGATGAACACATGAGAGTCATCTCTGAGAAGAAACATGGCGCAGACAGAAGTGGGTCGACAGCTGTGGGTGTCATGATTTCTCCCCAACATACATACTTCATCAACTGTGGAGACTCGAGAGGTTTACTTTGTAGAAACAGGAAGGTTCACTTCTTCACACAGGATCACAAACCAAGTAATCCACTGGAGAAAGAGCGTATACAGAATGCAGGTGGCTCTGTAATGATTCAGCGTGTGAATGGCTCTCTTGCTGTTTCACGGGCACTTGGGGACTTTGATTACAAATGTGTCCATGGGAAAGGTCCTACAGAACAGCTAGTCTCACCTGAGCCTGAAGTTTATGAAATTGAGAGATCGGAAGATGATGATCAATTCATCATCCTGGCTTGCGACGGTATCTGGGATGTTATGGGAAACGAAGAGCTGTGTGACTTTGTAAGATCCAGACTTGAAGTCACTGATGACCTTGAGAAAGTTTGCAATGAGATAGTTGACACCTGCTTGTACAAG GGAAGTCGAGACAACATGAGTGTGATATTGATCTGTTTTCCGAATGCACCAAAGGTATCGCCAGAGGCGGTGAAAAGAGAGGCAGAGTTGGACAAGTACCTGGAAAGCAGAGTAGAAG AGATCATAAAGAAGCAGGGTGAAGGAGTCCCAGACTTAGTCCACGTGATGCGTACGTTAGCAACTGAGAGCATCCCAAACCTCCCGCCAGGGGGTGAATTGGCAAGCAA acGGAGTGTGATTGAAGCTGTTTATAACAGACTGAACCCCTACAGGAATGATGATACT gattcTGCCTCAACTGATGATATGTGGTAA